In the Methylomonas rhizoryzae genome, one interval contains:
- a CDS encoding DUF2589 domain-containing protein translates to MAVADQFRGLPMADLIGGPLIAASDAQVTLANATASFIKTVGFLPKYTNGQLDQNDPYGDIRTAKFKYNRPVGAATPGDNGLVPTETVELEVPLLAIVKIPSLSITSVDITFDMEVKSSESSKETDSRSGTLEAEASVGWGPFKASVKISGSISSAKEQARSTDSSAKYHVEVHAKDSGMPEGLSRVLDMMNASIAPKSVLPAPANNGTPANNQANRNVQQPATPNG, encoded by the coding sequence ATGGCAGTAGCAGATCAGTTTAGAGGTTTACCAATGGCGGATTTGATAGGCGGTCCGCTGATTGCCGCGAGCGACGCACAGGTCACCTTGGCCAACGCGACAGCGTCGTTTATTAAAACCGTCGGTTTTTTACCCAAATACACGAACGGTCAGTTAGACCAGAACGACCCTTACGGCGACATTCGCACGGCGAAATTCAAATACAACCGTCCGGTGGGAGCGGCGACGCCGGGTGACAACGGCTTGGTACCGACCGAAACGGTGGAATTGGAAGTGCCTTTGCTGGCGATAGTTAAAATTCCGTCATTGAGTATTACCAGCGTCGACATTACTTTCGACATGGAAGTAAAAAGCTCGGAAAGCTCTAAAGAGACCGATTCCAGGTCCGGAACGTTGGAAGCCGAGGCGTCGGTAGGCTGGGGGCCGTTTAAAGCCTCGGTAAAAATCAGCGGTTCGATTTCTTCCGCGAAAGAACAAGCCCGTTCCACGGATAGTTCCGCGAAATACCATGTGGAAGTTCACGCGAAAGACAGCGGCATGCCGGAAGGATTATCCAGAGTATTGGACATGATGAATGCGTCGATAGCGCCTAAGTCGGTATTGCCGGCACCGGCAAACAATGGTACGCCCGCTAATAATCAGGCTAACCGCAATGTCCAACAACCGGCGACTCCGAATGGATAA
- a CDS encoding GH39 family glycosyl hydrolase — protein sequence MTHLPNVQGFLHGFDDVSYDEKRVNMVMMNELRPKFWRIGMTDKAGLNHILAKKVNPNQKITLVVSDQLAVIKGSYQALKPWENWNAYQQLVRDLVSLYKQHNLNIDYWDVWSEPDTTAMWSGSCAQAMETFKRTFEAIRSVDSSAKIVGPSVSDINSKGACGDSFFGHFLNYVAEQNLKFDAISWHEFNHPEQLPAQAEVIRQFFAKHPSLGMPEMHVNEYSGPLDAPIAGWAVGWLYYLEAANLNWATRACWGQGCQAGLDWLFTKNTATTPLYWVHQSYANLPSMRLRSVTDTPSVVAMAGKNDAKQELSVLVGRFSGKQVFGAAENVTLVIENFPYHLNSVSYTVKRIPRTLQPTQELVAPIPVSNENLPVTNSTVTLSLPAFQDGDAYLLSLKAVQ from the coding sequence ATGACGCATTTGCCCAATGTGCAGGGGTTCTTGCATGGTTTCGACGATGTAAGTTACGACGAAAAGCGGGTCAACATGGTCATGATGAATGAGTTACGCCCCAAGTTTTGGCGAATCGGTATGACCGACAAAGCCGGGTTGAACCATATCCTCGCCAAAAAAGTAAATCCGAATCAAAAGATTACTTTGGTGGTTAGCGATCAATTGGCGGTGATAAAAGGCAGCTACCAAGCGTTAAAACCCTGGGAGAATTGGAATGCTTACCAACAATTGGTGCGCGATCTGGTATCGCTGTATAAACAGCACAATCTGAACATCGATTATTGGGACGTTTGGAGCGAGCCCGATACCACTGCGATGTGGTCGGGTTCTTGTGCTCAGGCTATGGAAACCTTCAAGCGGACGTTTGAAGCGATACGCTCGGTGGATTCATCGGCCAAAATCGTCGGTCCTAGTGTCAGCGACATTAATAGCAAAGGGGCGTGTGGTGATTCATTTTTCGGCCACTTTTTGAACTACGTTGCCGAACAAAACCTGAAATTCGATGCAATATCCTGGCATGAATTCAATCATCCGGAACAATTGCCGGCCCAGGCCGAGGTGATCAGGCAGTTTTTCGCCAAGCATCCAAGTCTAGGTATGCCGGAAATGCACGTTAACGAGTATTCAGGGCCGTTGGATGCGCCGATAGCCGGTTGGGCGGTAGGCTGGTTGTATTATTTGGAAGCGGCTAATCTGAATTGGGCAACTCGCGCCTGTTGGGGGCAGGGCTGCCAAGCGGGATTGGATTGGTTGTTTACCAAGAACACTGCCACCACCCCCTTATACTGGGTGCATCAAAGCTATGCAAATTTACCGTCAATGCGCTTGCGTAGCGTCACCGATACGCCAAGCGTTGTAGCAATGGCAGGTAAAAACGACGCCAAGCAAGAGTTGAGTGTGTTGGTTGGCAGGTTTTCCGGCAAGCAGGTATTCGGTGCCGCGGAGAATGTTACTTTGGTGATAGAAAACTTTCCTTACCATTTGAATTCGGTAAGTTATACGGTAAAGCGTATCCCGAGAACCTTGCAACCTACCCAGGAATTGGTGGCCCCAATACCCGTTAGTAACGAAAACTTGCCGGTCACTAATTCCACCGTAACCCTGAGTTTGCCGGCATTTCAGGACGGTGATGCTTATTTATTATCTTTGAAAGCCGTTCAATAA
- a CDS encoding FKBP-type peptidyl-prolyl cis-trans isomerase encodes MQITDKTAVSIHYTLTNVDGEALDSSRGAEPLVYLHGAGNIIAGLENALTGKTIGDVFDVSIPPAEAYGEVVPEMTQVVSIKMFEGMDVEVGMQFHADVNYGSGVITVTEINGDDVTIDGNHPLAGETLNFAVEVIDVRPATAEEWAHGHIHSGGCQH; translated from the coding sequence ATGCAAATTACTGATAAAACGGCTGTTTCCATCCATTATACTCTAACAAACGTCGACGGCGAGGCGCTGGATAGTTCGAGAGGTGCCGAGCCGCTAGTGTATTTGCACGGCGCGGGCAATATCATTGCCGGATTGGAAAATGCCTTGACCGGTAAAACCATAGGCGATGTTTTCGATGTCAGCATTCCACCTGCGGAAGCGTACGGCGAAGTGGTACCGGAAATGACCCAAGTGGTCTCCATCAAAATGTTCGAAGGCATGGACGTGGAAGTAGGCATGCAGTTTCATGCGGACGTCAATTACGGAAGCGGCGTGATTACCGTAACCGAAATTAACGGCGACGACGTAACGATTGACGGTAATCATCCTTTGGCCGGCGAGACGCTGAATTTTGCCGTAGAAGTGATCGACGTTCGGCCGGCAACGGCTGAAGAGTGGGCGCATGGCCACATTCATAGCGGCGGATGCCAGCATTAA
- a CDS encoding DUF1289 domain-containing protein: protein MKFHPCIDQCTKEGSHCEGCGRSHQEIAGTKQIVQAAVQFIRQQDYENPDEFVAAIAKSILKKLQKPV from the coding sequence ATGAAATTTCATCCTTGCATAGACCAGTGCACGAAAGAAGGTAGCCATTGCGAAGGTTGCGGGCGCTCGCATCAGGAAATTGCCGGAACCAAGCAAATCGTGCAAGCTGCCGTGCAGTTCATCCGCCAGCAGGATTACGAAAATCCCGACGAATTCGTTGCCGCCATCGCTAAAAGCATTTTAAAAAAATTGCAAAAGCCGGTGTGA
- a CDS encoding DUF2589 domain-containing protein produces MADAVSLKDLIEALAGSVISAQDRIEQHQIAKLAQYFDAKSNRPISVNIKLPDLSVGADEEDEVDISIPLLALVGCSTLSIKAMDVEFDVDLSDVGDPEDVQHPPSAQEGENQTWHNLKPSKSIGVDWRAAGSKKMARLSLKVEAQEPTEGMARLIQRLNKLI; encoded by the coding sequence ATGGCCGACGCGGTTTCGCTCAAGGATTTAATCGAAGCATTGGCCGGTTCGGTAATTTCCGCGCAAGATCGTATAGAACAGCATCAGATAGCCAAGTTGGCTCAATATTTCGATGCGAAATCCAATCGGCCGATTTCCGTCAATATAAAGCTGCCGGATTTGTCCGTCGGTGCGGATGAAGAAGACGAAGTCGACATCAGCATACCGTTATTGGCTTTGGTGGGCTGTTCCACGCTGTCAATCAAAGCGATGGACGTGGAGTTCGACGTGGATTTATCCGATGTGGGCGATCCGGAAGATGTCCAACATCCGCCTTCCGCTCAGGAAGGTGAAAATCAGACTTGGCACAATTTGAAACCTTCCAAATCGATAGGTGTGGACTGGCGAGCGGCTGGCAGTAAAAAAATGGCGCGTTTGTCGCTCAAAGTCGAAGCGCAGGAGCCTACCGAAGGCATGGCAAGGCTGATTCAGCGGCTCAACAAATTAATTTAG
- a CDS encoding C1 family peptidase, with the protein MKASSILFLGLLSIAHQSALALGTDLKLTVIASPSVVSQADTINLSVNVDNIGSKVARTIVVTQQLPDNTTFQSASKGCRFASKRAKRLKKLTCRTNRLRPGESKNWTVALTGSSLGEFSSVSSVKFHKKDADTSNNSVETQIGVGPAGNKIPRAHSLSFNADPAVPYLQPQLIGDDADNDTLNYDLSADISGVGYDFAYLNPQSGVLYVSIAPNFTGQITLPYRVTDGKVYSATADVLINVEQGSDDKGTGAQEVDAKTYSTFDRSHLASNLLGAPGAPPTEPEAVDLSGDFPTPGDQGQQGSCVAWATGYALKSYQEQAEMNWSLNTNTHLFSPAFIYNQINGGQDNGSQIYDALDLIIEKGAATLDRMPYTDQDFTATPSQAAFEQASKFKALKRSTLSNLSDLKGALAQRKPVVLGIEVYDQFYNLKGENSVYNSTNGNNNGPHGRHAVTAVGYDNNKVGGAVKVINSWGTGWGDGGFFWMPYDFFPQVTFQMWILEDGPNGDVTPTPDPVPPDNGDLPDLQIKNWSADLDYNIGGHGELEWEVLNGGTGEAPSGITVSLLLSTDSIINANDTYVVYEAIPFSMDTGGSAYRSIDEGNGIEFQIPQTLEPGDYYMALLVDDQNDVRESDENNNVSPASAIVSLSNNSADLSIDTWYASWDDYSGLGELTYEVSNNGGATATAGWNINLVLTDSEFLPDSSANTYKLVSDRTSSTLEAGYLFYRDDSNPYLFDLYLDANGNFIPNGYYYMALWIDDENVVAESDELNNTSYSWGYVSVNSLFGAAQSGASKTANAIAAKSTAAATASSGSHSAYNGKKLPDKFAKARKVRIAQTADGNRTLTFLDTNKTQSTEAPKMQRTAQHLFKKHVDSADKAVFPAAQRQAMPGAAQ; encoded by the coding sequence ATGAAAGCAAGCTCAATACTGTTTCTAGGCTTACTGTCAATTGCCCATCAGTCCGCGTTGGCACTTGGCACCGATTTAAAACTAACAGTAATCGCCAGTCCGAGCGTGGTTAGCCAAGCCGATACGATAAATTTGTCGGTCAATGTGGACAACATTGGCAGCAAAGTGGCTAGGACCATAGTCGTTACCCAACAATTGCCGGATAACACGACCTTTCAATCCGCCTCGAAAGGCTGTCGTTTCGCCAGTAAAAGAGCCAAACGATTGAAAAAATTAACCTGCAGAACCAATCGCCTACGTCCGGGCGAAAGTAAAAACTGGACAGTCGCTTTGACCGGCAGCTCCCTAGGCGAATTCAGCAGCGTTTCGTCGGTCAAGTTTCATAAAAAGGATGCGGATACCAGCAACAACAGTGTAGAAACACAAATAGGAGTAGGGCCGGCCGGCAACAAAATACCTAGGGCGCATTCCTTAAGCTTTAACGCCGACCCAGCAGTTCCGTATTTACAGCCCCAACTGATCGGTGATGACGCGGACAACGATACGTTAAATTATGACTTAAGCGCCGACATCTCCGGGGTCGGTTACGACTTTGCTTATTTAAATCCGCAATCCGGGGTACTTTACGTCAGCATAGCCCCTAACTTTACCGGCCAAATCACTTTGCCTTATCGAGTCACCGACGGCAAAGTCTACAGCGCCACAGCCGATGTGCTGATAAACGTAGAACAAGGCAGCGACGACAAAGGCACCGGCGCTCAAGAGGTCGACGCTAAAACCTATTCGACCTTCGACCGCTCGCATTTGGCTTCTAACTTGTTAGGTGCCCCCGGCGCTCCGCCGACCGAGCCGGAAGCGGTGGATCTTAGCGGCGATTTCCCCACACCCGGCGACCAAGGCCAGCAAGGCAGTTGCGTCGCCTGGGCTACCGGTTACGCATTGAAAAGTTACCAAGAACAAGCCGAGATGAATTGGTCACTAAATACCAATACCCACTTGTTCAGCCCGGCTTTTATTTATAACCAAATCAACGGTGGTCAGGACAACGGTTCACAAATCTACGATGCGCTGGACTTGATCATCGAAAAAGGTGCGGCAACCCTGGACCGGATGCCGTATACCGACCAAGATTTTACCGCGACACCCAGCCAAGCCGCCTTCGAGCAAGCCTCCAAATTTAAAGCCTTAAAACGCAGTACCTTAAGCAATTTAAGCGATTTGAAGGGTGCACTGGCACAACGCAAGCCCGTCGTGTTGGGCATAGAGGTTTACGATCAATTTTATAACTTGAAAGGGGAAAACTCGGTCTACAACTCTACCAACGGCAATAATAACGGACCGCACGGCCGTCACGCCGTCACTGCGGTGGGTTACGACAACAACAAAGTCGGCGGAGCCGTGAAAGTGATCAATTCCTGGGGGACCGGCTGGGGCGATGGCGGCTTTTTCTGGATGCCTTACGATTTTTTCCCGCAAGTCACGTTCCAAATGTGGATTTTGGAAGACGGTCCGAACGGCGACGTCACACCCACGCCTGATCCCGTGCCTCCCGATAACGGCGATTTGCCGGATTTGCAAATCAAGAACTGGAGCGCCGACTTAGACTATAACATCGGCGGCCACGGTGAACTGGAATGGGAGGTTCTGAACGGCGGAACCGGCGAAGCACCCAGTGGGATCACCGTCAGCTTGCTGCTTTCAACCGATTCAATCATCAACGCCAACGACACTTACGTAGTCTACGAGGCGATACCGTTTAGCATGGACACGGGCGGCAGCGCATACCGCAGTATCGATGAAGGCAACGGTATCGAATTTCAGATTCCGCAAACTTTGGAGCCCGGGGATTATTACATGGCTCTACTGGTTGACGACCAAAACGATGTGCGCGAATCCGACGAAAACAATAATGTTTCGCCCGCAAGCGCAATTGTCAGCTTATCCAACAATTCGGCCGACCTGAGTATAGACACGTGGTATGCATCTTGGGACGACTACAGCGGCCTGGGCGAATTGACTTACGAAGTCAGCAACAACGGCGGCGCTACCGCCACAGCCGGCTGGAACATTAATCTGGTCCTAACCGATTCCGAATTCTTACCCGATAGCTCAGCCAACACTTACAAACTGGTAAGCGACCGCACCTCCTCTACTTTGGAGGCCGGCTACCTGTTTTATCGCGACGATAGCAACCCCTACCTCTTCGATCTCTACTTGGATGCGAACGGCAATTTTATTCCCAACGGCTATTACTACATGGCGCTGTGGATAGACGACGAAAATGTAGTGGCGGAATCCGACGAGCTAAACAACACGTCGTATTCCTGGGGTTATGTGTCGGTAAATTCGCTATTCGGTGCAGCGCAAAGCGGCGCAAGCAAAACCGCGAACGCAATCGCCGCAAAATCGACGGCAGCAGCTACCGCTAGCTCGGGCAGTCATAGCGCCTACAACGGTAAAAAACTGCCCGATAAATTCGCTAAAGCACGAAAAGTACGCATCGCCCAAACTGCCGACGGCAATCGCACCTTAACCTTTTTGGACACTAACAAAACCCAAAGCACCGAAGCGCCTAAAATGCAACGCACCGCGCAACACTTGTTTAAAAAGCATGTCGATTCCGCCGACAAAGCCGTGTTCCCGGCAGCACAGCGTCAAGCGATGCCGGGAGCGGCGCAATGA
- a CDS encoding glycosyltransferase family 4 protein gives MHSSNNSTRKIRILHLLTSTAGGLGQSVLTLLEQLDASRYELVIAFGPGYPLDQEFQKTGYRVVVLRFERWLKAKNVLGFFDLCRFLRKERFDIIHVHGGNEVGILGRIAAALFSRAHLIYSLHGTPTVDRLALPIRAVIRGFDLVLDRVTDRYIAVSRHIAQRYLDKGIGRGRMTVIHHGIPIYSEEPQGEVKDLRKELGLAGNVKLIGTIGLLEERKGIEYLLQAVPEVVRQLPDCRFLIIGAGPLLDSLRALSESLGVTESVLFLGWRDDAKQLIDSFDVLCHPALSEPFGLVLLEAMVHYKPVVASAVQGIPEVVADGETGILIPSRDPAAISLALLKILNSPDWAAQLGNNGHRRVVEHFSLSHMAQQYEAVYRQLTA, from the coding sequence GTGCATTCCTCCAATAATTCAACTCGAAAGATTCGTATCCTTCATCTTTTAACCTCTACGGCGGGTGGGCTCGGCCAGTCGGTGTTAACTTTGCTGGAGCAGTTGGATGCCAGCCGTTACGAACTGGTTATCGCCTTCGGTCCCGGTTACCCGTTAGACCAAGAGTTTCAGAAAACCGGCTATAGAGTGGTGGTGTTGCGTTTCGAGCGTTGGTTAAAAGCCAAAAACGTTTTGGGGTTTTTCGATTTATGTCGGTTTTTGCGTAAAGAGCGCTTCGATATTATCCACGTGCATGGTGGTAATGAGGTAGGCATATTGGGACGTATTGCCGCCGCTTTATTTAGTCGGGCCCATCTGATTTATTCGTTGCACGGCACGCCTACCGTAGACCGTCTGGCTTTACCGATTCGCGCGGTCATTCGGGGATTCGATCTTGTGTTGGATAGAGTGACGGATCGCTATATAGCGGTCTCCCGGCATATAGCACAGCGTTACTTGGATAAAGGCATCGGGCGGGGGCGCATGACTGTGATTCATCACGGAATCCCGATATACAGTGAAGAGCCGCAAGGCGAGGTCAAGGACTTAAGAAAAGAATTGGGTTTGGCAGGCAACGTCAAATTGATAGGCACGATAGGGTTGCTGGAAGAGCGCAAAGGTATCGAATATTTGTTGCAAGCGGTTCCCGAAGTGGTACGGCAGTTACCGGATTGTCGGTTTTTGATCATAGGTGCCGGGCCGCTGTTGGATTCGCTGCGAGCCTTGAGCGAAAGTTTAGGCGTAACGGAGTCGGTCTTATTTTTGGGTTGGCGAGACGATGCCAAGCAATTGATCGATTCGTTCGATGTGTTATGTCATCCGGCACTTTCCGAACCTTTCGGATTGGTTTTGTTGGAAGCGATGGTGCATTACAAGCCGGTGGTGGCGTCTGCAGTGCAAGGGATACCCGAAGTGGTGGCTGACGGTGAGACCGGTATTTTGATTCCGTCCCGAGATCCGGCGGCAATCTCTCTGGCGTTGCTAAAAATATTGAATTCTCCCGACTGGGCCGCGCAATTAGGCAATAACGGGCACCGCCGAGTCGTCGAGCATTTTTCTTTGTCCCACATGGCGCAGCAATACGAAGCTGTCTATCGGCAGTTAACTGCGTGA
- a CDS encoding gamma-glutamylcyclotransferase family protein — MLNHLFVYGTLRRANDGSLHPYLRRDSEFMAEATVPGNLYDLGAYPGWVCAINKHDQAKVRGEVYRLLHPQPTFALLDTYEECTPRHPQPHEYERCRKIARLADGTDLEVWIYRYCLKTDNLKRIVSGDYASMLPASH, encoded by the coding sequence ATGCTGAATCACCTTTTCGTATACGGCACGTTACGCCGCGCAAACGACGGCAGCTTACATCCTTACCTGCGCCGGGATAGCGAATTCATGGCAGAAGCAACCGTACCCGGCAACCTCTACGATTTAGGCGCTTACCCGGGTTGGGTTTGCGCTATTAATAAGCATGACCAAGCCAAAGTCCGTGGTGAAGTCTACCGTTTGTTGCATCCTCAACCCACTTTTGCGTTATTGGACACATACGAAGAATGCACGCCGCGCCATCCGCAACCGCATGAATATGAACGCTGTCGAAAAATAGCCCGCTTAGCCGACGGGACTGATCTGGAAGTTTGGATTTACCGATATTGCTTGAAAACCGACAACCTTAAACGCATCGTAAGCGGAGATTATGCTTCAATGTTACCGGCCAGCCATTGA
- the greB gene encoding transcription elongation factor GreB, protein MSRWRPPKPKSSPYITAEGYKKLETELQALWERRKHVTAALAAAAAEGDRSENAEYIYRKKELREIDRRIHYLQKRLPSLTVVAEKPGNQQQVFFGAWVTLETMDGEEITYRIVGADEIDTSGGLISLDSPLARALLKKTLDDEIVIGVGAQQTRYYLIDIRY, encoded by the coding sequence ATGTCACGTTGGAGACCGCCCAAACCGAAATCCTCGCCTTACATCACCGCTGAAGGCTATAAAAAGCTGGAAACCGAATTGCAAGCCCTGTGGGAACGGCGCAAGCACGTGACCGCCGCACTCGCCGCAGCCGCTGCGGAAGGCGACCGTTCGGAAAATGCCGAGTACATTTACCGCAAAAAAGAGCTCCGAGAAATCGACCGCCGCATTCATTATTTGCAAAAACGCCTACCTTCGCTAACCGTCGTTGCCGAGAAACCCGGCAATCAACAGCAGGTGTTTTTCGGTGCCTGGGTCACGTTAGAAACCATGGATGGCGAAGAAATCACCTATCGCATCGTAGGTGCCGACGAAATCGACACATCCGGAGGCTTGATCAGCTTAGATTCGCCATTGGCGCGTGCATTATTGAAGAAAACCTTGGACGACGAAATCGTAATAGGTGTTGGAGCACAACAAACCCGGTATTATTTGATAGATATACGCTATTAA
- a CDS encoding IS3 family transposase (programmed frameshift), with the protein MSKKPRRKHSPAFKAKVALAALAGDKTLGQLTQEFEVHQNQIVDWKKQLSERAAEVFGKPAEPESPPVDLQALHAKIGQLTLENDFLGRRAHPGGIAERKAMIDRQSKLPIGRQAKLLGISRGSVYYLPKPVPEREVDIMRRLDALHLKHPFMGARQLRDQLNRQGIPIGRKHVKTLMAKMGIEAVYCKPNTSKKTPGHEIYPYLLRGMTINRANQVWALDTTYIPLAKGFAYLTAVVDWATRKVLAAKVAITLEACHAVDVLEQAFKRYGKPDIVNTDQGSQFTAKAFVDAVKGQGCLLSMDGRGAWRDNVFVERLWRSVKYERVYLHAYDSVGQARASILDYFEWYNHERPHSSLKRKTPHQAYNDGVPTLKLAA; encoded by the exons ATGTCTAAAAAACCGCGAAGAAAACATTCACCGGCCTTCAAAGCCAAAGTCGCCCTGGCGGCCTTGGCGGGCGATAAAACCTTGGGGCAGTTGACCCAGGAATTCGAGGTTCATCAAAATCAGATTGTCGATTGGAAGAAGCAGCTGAGCGAGCGGGCCGCCGAGGTGTTTGGGAAGCCCGCGGAGCCGGAATCGCCCCCCGTCGATCTGCAAGCCCTACACGCGAAAATCGGTCAACTGACATTGGAGAACGATTTTTTAG GAAGGCGCGCTCACCCAGGCGGGATTGCTGAGCGCAAAGCGATGATCGACCGTCAATCCAAATTGCCGATTGGTCGGCAGGCCAAGCTATTAGGCATCAGTCGCGGCAGTGTGTACTACCTGCCCAAGCCGGTTCCGGAGCGCGAAGTTGACATCATGCGCCGACTCGACGCACTGCACCTGAAACACCCATTCATGGGCGCTCGCCAGTTACGGGATCAGCTGAATCGGCAAGGCATCCCGATTGGCCGCAAGCATGTGAAAACCTTGATGGCGAAAATGGGCATCGAAGCCGTGTACTGCAAACCCAATACCAGCAAGAAGACGCCGGGGCATGAAATCTATCCCTACTTGCTGCGGGGCATGACCATCAACCGTGCCAATCAGGTCTGGGCGCTGGATACCACCTACATCCCGCTGGCCAAAGGATTCGCGTATTTAACGGCGGTCGTCGACTGGGCCACTCGCAAAGTCCTGGCCGCCAAGGTGGCGATTACGCTGGAAGCCTGTCATGCGGTGGACGTGCTGGAACAGGCTTTCAAGCGCTACGGCAAGCCGGATATCGTCAACACTGACCAAGGCAGCCAGTTTACCGCCAAGGCGTTTGTCGATGCCGTGAAAGGTCAGGGCTGTCTGCTCAGTATGGACGGTCGGGGTGCTTGGCGGGATAATGTCTTTGTTGAGCGCCTATGGCGATCGGTCAAATACGAGCGGGTTTACCTGCATGCCTACGATTCCGTCGGCCAAGCCCGCGCTTCAATCCTGGATTATTTCGAGTGGTACAACCACGAACGACCGCATTCCAGTTTGAAACGAAAAACGCCTCATCAGGCGTATAACGATGGGGTGCCAACCCTCAAGTTGGCCGCCTAA
- a CDS encoding DUF2589 domain-containing protein yields the protein MKQAIATFDDFLRGLQREVSLAQAALQKKHESLVRRYFDLQADGQLKAINWKVEIADANAADGEAMELPLLSLLPLTRHKVTEVSLEFAADIVENRTKSNSGRGALMVVIKRRRFWSKGGQRKIKVMLIGDQPGRVEVYLDGVLFKTVDGARIASELEG from the coding sequence TTGAAACAAGCGATCGCGACCTTCGACGATTTTTTGCGCGGCTTGCAACGTGAAGTTAGCTTGGCGCAAGCGGCTTTGCAAAAAAAACACGAGAGTTTGGTCAGGCGCTATTTCGACTTGCAAGCGGACGGCCAATTAAAAGCGATTAATTGGAAGGTTGAAATAGCCGATGCTAATGCCGCGGACGGCGAGGCTATGGAACTGCCCCTGCTGTCTTTGCTGCCGCTTACCCGGCATAAAGTGACCGAAGTTAGTTTGGAGTTTGCGGCCGACATCGTCGAAAACCGCACTAAATCCAACAGCGGTCGGGGAGCGTTAATGGTGGTGATAAAAAGGCGCCGATTTTGGAGTAAAGGCGGGCAACGCAAAATTAAAGTGATGTTAATCGGCGATCAGCCCGGCCGGGTAGAAGTGTATTTGGACGGGGTTTTGTTTAAAACCGTCGATGGGGCGCGAATTGCGTCGGAATTGGAAGGTTAA
- the dtd gene encoding D-aminoacyl-tRNA deacylase, which produces MITIIQRVTEAKVTVDGIDIGVIGRGIMGLVAVEKFDDKTQADRLLERILNYRIFPDNAGKMNLSLRDIQGALLLVPQFTLAADTQKGNRPSFASAAPPEKGQQLFAYLQQRAAVVHPSTQFGRFGADMQVSLINDGPVTFTLRHS; this is translated from the coding sequence ATGATTACCATCATCCAACGCGTAACCGAAGCCAAAGTGACCGTAGACGGTATCGATATCGGCGTCATAGGCCGCGGCATTATGGGTTTGGTCGCAGTGGAAAAGTTCGACGACAAGACACAAGCGGACAGACTATTGGAACGAATACTCAACTACCGCATTTTTCCCGATAACGCCGGAAAAATGAACTTGAGCTTGCGTGACATCCAAGGCGCTTTACTGTTGGTTCCCCAATTTACGTTAGCCGCCGATACGCAAAAAGGTAATCGTCCCAGCTTTGCCTCAGCTGCACCGCCCGAGAAAGGGCAGCAATTGTTTGCTTACTTGCAACAGCGCGCTGCAGTGGTCCATCCATCAACGCAATTCGGACGTTTCGGAGCGGATATGCAAGTTTCGCTGATCAACGACGGACCGGTAACCTTCACATTACGTCACAGTTAA